DNA sequence from the Gammaproteobacteria bacterium genome:
ATCCGGCGCAGGCTGCCGAGGCGATGGCTGCCGCGGAATTCGTGCTCGCGATCACGCCGTTTGCCGGTGAAGAATTGCGCCGCCATGCGGATATGATCCTGCCCGTCGCCACCTTTGCGGAAACCTCCGGCACCTTCGTCAACCTGGAGGGGCGTTGGCAGAGCTTCAACGGCGCCACCACGCCGCCGGGTGAGGCACGTCCCGGCTGGAAGGTGCTGCGTGTGCTGGGCAATCTGCTCGGTCTCGGCGGGTTCGACCAGACCAGTACCGAACAGGTGCGCGACGAACTCAAGGCCCGCTTCGCCGAAGACCTCGTGTTCGACAACGCCCTGGAGCTCGGTAAATCGTATGCGCTGCCCGAGATCAGCGGCAGCGGCCTGATGAGGATTTCCGGTGTCGGTATCTATGCACAGGACATGCTGGTGAGACGCTCCAGCCCACTGCAGCAGACCGTCGACGGGCGGAAAGATGGCGTCTGGATCAATCCTGCCGAAGCGGATCGTCAGGGACTGGGCGATGCCGGCCGGGTCAACGTGCGGCAGGGTGGGGCAGAGGCCGAACTGGAACTGCATCTGGACGAGTCGATACCGGATGGTTGTGCGTGGATCCCCATGGCGACCGAGGCGGGGCGTCAGCTGGGCGCCAGCTTCGGTCTTATCGAATTGAGCAGGGCTTGAGGTAGACACGATGGAAACCGTGAACAGCTTCGGATCGCAACTGGTAGCCCTGTGGGGCGAGGTCCCGCTCGCGCTCCAGATCCTGCTCGAGATCGTGGCGATCATTGCGCCCCTGCTGCTGGTCGTCGCCTATCTGACCTTCGCCGAACGCAAGATCATCGGTTATATCCAGGTGCGTATCGGACCCAACCGGGTGGGTCCGCGCGGCTGGTTGCAGCCGATCGCCGACGCGGTCAAGCTGCTGTTCAAGGAGATCATTCTTCCAACTAACGCGAACCGATTCCTGTTTTACATGGCGCCGGTTCTCGCCTTCGGCACGGCGCTGGCCGCCTGGGCGGTCATCCCGTTCGATGCGCATCTGGTGCTGGCGAACGTCAACGCGGGGTTGCTGTATCTGCTGGCGATCACCTCGCTGGGCGTCTACGGCGTCATCATCGCCGGCTGGGCGTCGAATTCGAAATACGCCTTGCTGGGCGCCATGCGTTCGGCGGCCCAGATCGTCGCATACGAAATCGCCATGGGCTTCGCGCTGGTCGGCGTGTTGATGGCCGCGGGCAGCCTGAATCTGGGAGACATCGTGCGCGCCCAGCAGGGCAGCGTGTATCACTGGTTCCTGTTGCCGCTGTTGCCGTTGTTCCTGGTCTATCTGATTTCCGGGGTGGCCGAGACCAACCGCGCGCCGTTCGATGTCGCGGAAGGGGAGTCCGAGATCGTGGCCGGTTTTCATGTCGAATATTCCGGTATGGCGTTTGCGATCTTCTTCCTGGCGGAATACGCCAACATCATTCTTATCTCGGCCTTGACGGTGGTGATGTTCCTGGGCGGCTGGCTGTCGCCTTTCGAGGGCATTCTGCCGGCGGCTGCCTTCAAGGTGCCGGTCATCGGTGCCTTGCTGGGACCGGGCGTCCACTGGTTCATCGTCAAGACATTCTTCTTCATGTTCCTGTTCCTGTGGTTCCGCGCCACGTTCCCCCGTTATCGCTATGACCAGATCATGCGGTTGGGATGGAAGGTGCTGATCCCGGTAACGATCGTCTGGCTGGTGGTCGAGGGGCTGGCCGTGGCTTTCCATATCGGCCCCTGGTTCGCCTGAGGAGTATCGAGACATGAATGCAGTTCGCAACTTCTTCAAGAGCTTCATGCTGCTGGAGCTGCTGCGCGGTATGGCGTTGACCGGCCGGCATTTGTTCACGAACAAGATCACGGTGCAGTACCCGGAAGAGAAAACGCCGCAATCGTCGCGTTTCCGCGGTCTGCACGCGCTGCGCCGCTACCCCAACGGCGAGGAGCGCTGTATTGCCTGCAAGCTGTGTGAAGCGGTATGCCCGGCGCTGGCCATTACCATCGACTCCGAAGAGCGCGCGGATGGCACCCGTCGCACCACGCGTTATGACATTGACCTGTTCAAGTGCATTTACTGCGGCTTCTGTGAGGAGGCCTGCCCGGTCGATTCCATCGTCGAAACGCGAATTTTCGAATACCACTTCGAGAACCGGGGCGAGCAGATCATGACCAAGGACAAGCTGCTGGCCATCGGCGACAAATACGAACAGCAGCTCGCGGCAGATCGTGCCGCCGATGCCGCCTACCGATAAACCGGACCGACGGACTGCCTCTGCGATGAGTTTCCAAGAAATCGTTTTCTACTTCTTCTCGGCGATCATGGTGTTCTCCGCCCTGCGGATGATCACCGTGCGCAATCCCGTCCATGCCGCGTTGTTTCTGGTGCTGACCTTCTTCACGGCGGCCGCCCTGTGGCTGCTGATGGAGGCCGAATTCCTCGGCGTCGTGCTGGTGCTGGTCTACGTCGGCGCGGTAATGGTGCTGTTCCTGTTCGTGGTGATGATGCTCGACATCAATATAAGCCGGATGCGCGAAGGTTTTATTCGCTTCCTGCCGGTCGGTGTGCTGGTGGCGGCGCTGATGGTGGCCGAAATGGTCGCCGTCGTCGGCGCGAAGTATTTCGACGTGGCCGCGCCGGCGCCGGGTGCGGCGGATTACAGCAATACGCAGGCGCTGGGCGGCGTGTTGTACACCGATTACGTTTATCCCTTCGAGATCGCAGCGGTGATTCTCCTGGTCGCAATCATCGCCGCGATCGCGTTGACCCTCCGCCGCCGACCCGAGACCAAGTACCAGAATCCGGGCGAGCAGGTGCGCATTTCACGCAAGGACCGGGTACGCCTGGTCCGCATGAAGTCCGAAAAGAAATCCTGACCCGGACCCCAAACAACGACAAGATCGATACGGCAATGATTCCACTTTCTCATTACCTCATTCTCGGCGCGATTCTGTTCTCGCTCAGTGTGGCCGGCATCTTCCTGAACCGGAAGAACGTCATCATTCTGTTGATGTCGATCGAACTGATGCTGCTGGCGGTGAATATCAACTTCATCGCCTTTTCCCATTACAGCGGCGACCTTGCGGGACAGGTGTTCGTGTTCTTCATTCTGACCGTTGCAGCTGCGGAGGCCGCCATCGGTCTGGCCATTCTGGTCGTGTTGTTCCGCAATCGTCAGACGATCAACGTTCAGGACCTGGACGAACTGCAGGGGTAAGGGGGCATGGAGAACATCTATCTCGCGATACCGCTGGCCTCACTGGTCGGTTCCATCATCGCCGGCCTGTTCGGCCGCAAGATCGGCCGCGCCGGTGCGCATACCGTGACCATCCTCGGTGTGGGAATCTCGTTCCTGCTTTCGGCCTACGTCTTCTACGATCAGGTGTTCGGTGGCGGCCAGACCTATAACGCATCTGTTTATACCTGGATGGTGAGCGATGGCATCCGTTTCGAGGTCGGGTTCCTGATCGACCACCTCACCGCACTGATGATGGTGGTGGTTACCTTCGTTTCGCTGCTGGTGCACCTCTACACCATCGGCTACATGGGGCATGACGAGGAACTGTGGCCCGAGACCAGCAAGCCGCGCGAGACCACCTACCAGCGCTTCTTCAGCTACATCTCCCTGTTCACGTTCTCCATGCTCATGCTGGTGATGTCGAACAACTTCATGCAGCTGTTCTTCGGCTGGGAAGCGGTGGGCCTGGTTTCCTACCTGCTGATCGGTTTTTACGTGAACCGCGAATCGGCCATTTTCGCCAACCTCAAGGCCTTCCTGGTCAACCGTGTGGGCGATTTCGGCTTCCTGCTCGGTATCGCCTGTGTGCTGCTCTATATGAACAGCCTCGATTACGCCACCGTCTTCGAGCGCGCACCGGGCGTGGCCGCGCAAACCATTACCATCATCCCCGGCCACGAATGGCCGGTGATGACCGTGATCGGCATTCTGCTGTTTATCGGCGCCATGGGTAAGTCGGCGCAGGTGCCGCTGCATGTCTGGCTTCCGGATTCCATGGAAGGCCCGACCCCGATTTCCGCGCTGATCCATGCCGCGACCATGGTGACCGCCGGCATCTTCATGGTGGCACGCATGTCGCCACTGTATGAACTCAGCACCACCGCGCTGGGCTTCATCCTGGTCATCGGTTCGATCACCGCCTTTTTCATGGGGCTGGTCGGCATCGTGCAGAACGACATCAAGCGGGTCATCGCCTATTCGACCCTGTCCCAGCTGGGCTATATGGCCACCGCGCTGGGTGCCTCCGCTTATGCGGCGGGTATCTTCCACCTGATGACCCATGCCTTCTTCAAGGCCCTGCTGTTCCTGGCCGCGGGTTCGGTCATCATGGCGATGCACCACGAGCAGGACATCCGCAAGATGGGCGGGCTGAAGAAGTACATGCCGATCACCTACTGGACGACGCTGATCGGTTCGCTGGCCCTGGCCGGCATTCCGCCGTTCGCCGGTTTCTTCTCCAAGGACGCGATTATCGAGGCGGTGCATGAATCGCATACCCCGGGTGCCGGGTTCGCCTACTGGATGGTTCTGCTCGGCGTATTCGTCACCGCGCTGTATACCTTCCGCCTGTTCTTTCTCGTGTTCCACGGTGAGGAACGTATGGATGCCCATACCCGTGAACACCTGCACGAGTCGCCGTGGGTGGTGACCGTGCCGCTGGTGGCGCTGGCCATTCCCTCCGTGGTCGCCGGTTACTTCATCGGGCCGATCCTGTTCGGCGGCTACTTCGGCAATGCCATCCACGTCAGCGAGGCGCACAACGTGCTCGGCGAGATCGGTGCCGAATACCACGGTATTTTCGGTTTCATTCTGCACGGTGTGCTC
Encoded proteins:
- the nuoH gene encoding NADH-quinone oxidoreductase subunit NuoH is translated as MVALWGEVPLALQILLEIVAIIAPLLLVVAYLTFAERKIIGYIQVRIGPNRVGPRGWLQPIADAVKLLFKEIILPTNANRFLFYMAPVLAFGTALAAWAVIPFDAHLVLANVNAGLLYLLAITSLGVYGVIIAGWASNSKYALLGAMRSAAQIVAYEIAMGFALVGVLMAAGSLNLGDIVRAQQGSVYHWFLLPLLPLFLVYLISGVAETNRAPFDVAEGESEIVAGFHVEYSGMAFAIFFLAEYANIILISALTVVMFLGGWLSPFEGILPAAAFKVPVIGALLGPGVHWFIVKTFFFMFLFLWFRATFPRYRYDQIMRLGWKVLIPVTIVWLVVEGLAVAFHIGPWFA
- the nuoI gene encoding NADH-quinone oxidoreductase subunit NuoI yields the protein MNAVRNFFKSFMLLELLRGMALTGRHLFTNKITVQYPEEKTPQSSRFRGLHALRRYPNGEERCIACKLCEAVCPALAITIDSEERADGTRRTTRYDIDLFKCIYCGFCEEACPVDSIVETRIFEYHFENRGEQIMTKDKLLAIGDKYEQQLAADRAADAAYR
- a CDS encoding NADH-quinone oxidoreductase subunit J, giving the protein MSFQEIVFYFFSAIMVFSALRMITVRNPVHAALFLVLTFFTAAALWLLMEAEFLGVVLVLVYVGAVMVLFLFVVMMLDINISRMREGFIRFLPVGVLVAALMVAEMVAVVGAKYFDVAAPAPGAADYSNTQALGGVLYTDYVYPFEIAAVILLVAIIAAIALTLRRRPETKYQNPGEQVRISRKDRVRLVRMKSEKKS
- the nuoK gene encoding NADH-quinone oxidoreductase subunit NuoK produces the protein MIPLSHYLILGAILFSLSVAGIFLNRKNVIILLMSIELMLLAVNINFIAFSHYSGDLAGQVFVFFILTVAAAEAAIGLAILVVLFRNRQTINVQDLDELQG
- the nuoL gene encoding NADH-quinone oxidoreductase subunit L, with translation MENIYLAIPLASLVGSIIAGLFGRKIGRAGAHTVTILGVGISFLLSAYVFYDQVFGGGQTYNASVYTWMVSDGIRFEVGFLIDHLTALMMVVVTFVSLLVHLYTIGYMGHDEELWPETSKPRETTYQRFFSYISLFTFSMLMLVMSNNFMQLFFGWEAVGLVSYLLIGFYVNRESAIFANLKAFLVNRVGDFGFLLGIACVLLYMNSLDYATVFERAPGVAAQTITIIPGHEWPVMTVIGILLFIGAMGKSAQVPLHVWLPDSMEGPTPISALIHAATMVTAGIFMVARMSPLYELSTTALGFILVIGSITAFFMGLVGIVQNDIKRVIAYSTLSQLGYMATALGASAYAAGIFHLMTHAFFKALLFLAAGSVIMAMHHEQDIRKMGGLKKYMPITYWTTLIGSLALAGIPPFAGFFSKDAIIEAVHESHTPGAGFAYWMVLLGVFVTALYTFRLFFLVFHGEERMDAHTREHLHESPWVVTVPLVALAIPSVVAGYFIGPILFGGYFGNAIHVSEAHNVLGEIGAEYHGIFGFILHGVLGVPFFLALAGIFTAWFVYMRRPELADMAMKRFNWLYRLLDNKYYADEFNQFVFAGGARGLGRLLWRIGDVFVIDGLVVNGTARTVGWLAARVRHVQTGFLYHYAFSMIIGLLLLLSWFVILH